A DNA window from Undibacterium sp. YM2 contains the following coding sequences:
- a CDS encoding amino acid aminotransferase has translation MFQHVEAYPGDPILSLNEAFGKDPRTNKINLSIGIYFDDAGKIPMLPSVRAAEHKVVADAGARPYLPMEGAANFRTAVQELLFGADSAAVKAGRVVTIQAVGSSGGLKVGGDFIKRYFPTSTMLVSDPTWDNHKAVFEGCGLTVKTYPYYDAATGGLRFDAMIEALKAAEKKSIVLLHACCHNPTGVDLTQEQWQQLVPVLKERELIAFLDLAYQGYGDGIVEDAYAVRLLADQGLSFFVANSFSKSMSLYGERCGALSVVCPDAAQAVNVLGQMKATIRRNYSNPPLHGGQLVARVLSDPELRPMWESEVVAMRDRIQLMRRKLHDVLAAKLPGRDFSYFLTQRGMFSYTGLTAEQCDRLKEEFGVYLVRSGRMCIAGLNTGNVEATANAIAAVLG, from the coding sequence ATGTTTCAGCACGTCGAAGCCTATCCTGGCGATCCTATCTTGTCCTTGAACGAGGCCTTTGGTAAAGACCCCCGCACCAACAAGATCAATTTGTCTATCGGTATTTATTTTGACGATGCTGGCAAGATTCCCATGCTGCCATCTGTACGTGCAGCAGAACACAAGGTCGTGGCAGATGCTGGTGCCCGTCCTTATTTGCCTATGGAAGGCGCAGCAAATTTCCGCACAGCAGTGCAGGAACTCTTGTTTGGCGCAGACAGTGCAGCAGTCAAAGCTGGCCGTGTCGTCACTATCCAGGCGGTGGGTTCCAGCGGTGGCCTCAAGGTGGGCGGTGATTTCATCAAGCGTTATTTCCCGACATCGACCATGCTGGTCAGCGATCCTACCTGGGATAATCACAAGGCAGTATTTGAAGGTTGTGGCCTGACTGTCAAAACCTATCCTTATTATGATGCTGCAACTGGTGGCTTGCGTTTTGATGCCATGATAGAAGCCTTGAAAGCCGCAGAAAAGAAAAGCATCGTCCTGCTGCATGCCTGCTGCCATAACCCTACAGGTGTCGATCTGACGCAAGAGCAGTGGCAACAACTGGTGCCGGTATTGAAAGAGCGTGAACTGATCGCCTTCCTCGACCTGGCTTATCAGGGCTATGGCGACGGTATCGTCGAAGATGCCTATGCCGTGCGCTTGCTGGCTGACCAGGGCTTGAGCTTCTTCGTTGCGAATTCCTTCTCCAAGAGCATGAGCCTGTATGGCGAGCGTTGCGGTGCCCTGAGTGTCGTTTGTCCGGATGCGGCACAGGCAGTGAATGTGCTAGGTCAGATGAAAGCAACGATACGCCGCAACTACTCCAACCCACCTCTGCATGGTGGTCAACTGGTAGCCCGCGTATTGAGCGACCCCGAGCTGCGCCCTATGTGGGAATCAGAAGTTGTCGCCATGCGCGACCGTATCCAGCTCATGCGCCGTAAATTGCATGATGTACTGGCTGCAAAATTACCAGGCCGTGATTTTAGCTACTTCCTGACGCAACGCGGCATGTTCAGCTATACAGGTTTGACGGCTGAGCAGTGTGATCGCCTGAAAGAAGAATTCGGCGTTTATCTGGTCCGTTCTGGCCGTATGTGTATTGCCGGTTTGAATACTGGTAATGTTGAAGCGACTGCGAATGCAATCGCGGCTGTTTTAGGCTGA